In a single window of the Flavobacterium ammoniigenes genome:
- a CDS encoding DUF6414 family protein, whose product MKSIKELIYFDYEKAKSINSQLSGGLISEITRAIENEGGFDSETGIDIKLFKAKVGSSNQEKTINTEKIELYHELLNQVEEQLSSKNVLKNLNDCFENNGKSYNDFILDLPNSTYIKVNGWSSFEDYERFKRIMSNFNDIQRLIYASVLESNTEIISLKKQINDLKKGLKKAPNPKELSRLKAMEKNFDEIMEKVSDASLLDETFIERVKIFLDTFTPNRLNFRLLPFDIFPEFQILANLKSEYLVNGDFENLIYTYGSRPNIKLTVFGIISSCPQPTDNRVDHNDEFLGYNDDELTVEMTYNKAFRSVFSSFENFEKFFFVPSFPKIAVNPIAIYREVVFE is encoded by the coding sequence ATGAAATCAATTAAAGAATTAATATACTTCGATTACGAAAAAGCCAAATCGATAAACAGTCAATTAAGTGGCGGATTAATAAGTGAAATAACTCGGGCAATAGAAAATGAAGGAGGTTTTGATTCAGAAACTGGAATTGACATAAAACTTTTTAAAGCTAAAGTTGGTTCATCAAATCAAGAAAAAACAATAAATACTGAAAAAATTGAACTTTATCATGAATTATTGAATCAAGTTGAAGAGCAATTATCTTCAAAAAATGTTTTGAAAAATCTAAATGACTGTTTTGAAAATAATGGAAAATCGTATAATGATTTCATTCTTGACTTACCTAATTCAACGTATATAAAAGTAAACGGTTGGAGTTCATTTGAAGATTATGAAAGATTCAAAAGGATAATGTCAAACTTCAATGATATTCAAAGATTAATTTATGCATCAGTTCTTGAAAGTAATACAGAGATAATATCTTTGAAAAAGCAAATAAACGATTTAAAGAAAGGTTTAAAAAAAGCACCAAATCCAAAAGAATTAAGCCGTTTAAAAGCTATGGAAAAAAATTTCGATGAAATTATGGAAAAAGTATCTGATGCTAGTTTATTAGATGAAACTTTTATAGAGAGGGTAAAAATTTTTCTAGATACATTTACTCCAAACAGATTAAATTTTAGGCTGTTACCTTTTGATATATTTCCTGAATTTCAAATTTTAGCCAATCTAAAAAGTGAATATTTAGTAAACGGTGATTTTGAAAATCTTATTTATACCTACGGTAGTAGACCAAATATAAAATTAACAGTATTTGGTATTATAAGTTCTTGTCCTCAACCTACTGATAATCGAGTTGATCATAATGATGAGTTTCTTGGTTATAATGATGATGAATTGACAGTAGAGATGACCTACAATAAAGCTTTTCGAAGTGTTTTCTCTTCATTTGAAAATTTTGAGAAGTTCTTTTTTGTTCCAAGTTTCCCGAAAATTGCAGTGAATCCTATTGCGATTTATAGAGAAGTTGTTTTCGAGTGA
- a CDS encoding peptidase domain-containing ABC transporter — MIPKHIEKTHTLQLDQSDCGVACLLSIIKFYQGNHSIEKLRELSGTTQQGTTLLGLYQVANSLGFNTEGCEADIPSLIEHNHPVILHVVIDKQLQHYVVCYEYSKENGFLIGDPAKGIYFLSVEELDKIWESKSCLTLEPTDKFEKSITSKNNKRKWFIDLIKQDDKLLWISVLLGVFIACLGMSMSIFSQKLIDDILPSHKITKLVSGIGLLTILLLARVGISVLREYFLLQQTKDFNNRINNQFFSSLLHLPKSFFDTRKIGELVARLNDTQRIQSVIKLLTSSLVIDVLVSIISLVFLFGYSWKVGLISLLSLPIYFYIIYRSNKKIIQSQTDVMQSYAFNEGNYINTIQGISTIKNDNKQEVFKNLNQAVFGIFQEKIFNLGKINIQLSWQSGLASVFFLIGVLVYTSIQVFNKEIKLGELMAILGIVSSLLPSIANLALISIPINEAKIAFNRMYEFASMEKEPEGGQTISEIQSITVQDLSFRFAGRKEMFKNINLTIERGKLVAIVGESGSGKSTLGQILQRFYPFESGSIKVNNEYELNDIELKSFRNLIGVIPQEINIFNGTVIDNILLGDTVTPETIMEFITQYGFLDYFNQLPQGLGTVVGEEGINLSGGQKQIIALARVLFKQPQFLILDEATSAMDRNTEKFSMELLEKIKPKCAIFFISHRLNTLKNIADEIYVLEDKTITHHGNHEQLLQTSNFYSEYWKE; from the coding sequence ATGATTCCAAAGCATATTGAAAAAACCCATACCCTTCAATTAGATCAGTCCGATTGTGGTGTAGCTTGTTTACTAAGTATAATTAAATTCTATCAAGGTAATCACTCGATAGAAAAACTAAGAGAACTTAGCGGAACTACTCAACAGGGAACTACTCTTCTGGGTTTATATCAAGTTGCAAATTCTCTTGGTTTTAATACAGAGGGATGTGAGGCAGATATTCCTTCATTAATAGAACACAATCATCCTGTTATACTTCACGTGGTTATTGACAAACAATTACAACATTATGTCGTTTGTTATGAATATTCTAAGGAGAATGGATTTCTTATTGGTGACCCTGCTAAGGGAATTTACTTTTTATCTGTTGAAGAGTTAGATAAAATCTGGGAATCTAAAAGTTGTTTGACCTTAGAACCAACCGATAAATTTGAGAAATCAATTACTTCCAAAAACAACAAAAGAAAATGGTTTATTGATTTAATAAAACAAGACGACAAACTACTTTGGATTAGTGTTTTGTTGGGTGTGTTTATTGCGTGTTTAGGAATGTCAATGTCTATATTCTCTCAGAAATTAATTGATGACATTCTACCTTCACACAAAATCACCAAGTTGGTCTCAGGAATTGGACTATTAACCATTCTCCTATTGGCAAGGGTAGGTATTTCAGTACTAAGAGAATACTTTTTATTGCAACAAACCAAAGACTTCAATAACCGAATCAACAATCAATTTTTCAGTTCTTTATTACACCTACCTAAGTCTTTTTTTGATACCCGAAAGATCGGAGAATTAGTTGCTCGATTAAACGATACACAAAGAATACAAAGTGTGATTAAACTATTAACAAGTAGTTTGGTAATTGATGTTTTGGTATCTATTATTTCATTGGTGTTTTTATTTGGGTATTCTTGGAAGGTTGGGTTAATTTCACTTCTTAGTTTACCTATCTACTTTTATATCATTTACAGAAGTAACAAAAAAATCATTCAATCTCAAACCGATGTGATGCAGAGTTACGCTTTTAATGAGGGTAATTACATCAATACCATCCAAGGGATTTCAACTATCAAAAATGACAACAAACAGGAGGTTTTTAAGAATTTGAATCAGGCTGTATTTGGGATTTTTCAGGAGAAGATTTTTAACCTTGGAAAAATCAACATTCAATTGTCTTGGCAGTCGGGATTGGCGAGTGTTTTCTTTTTAATTGGTGTTTTGGTTTACACTTCGATTCAGGTTTTTAATAAAGAAATTAAATTAGGAGAACTGATGGCGATATTAGGGATTGTGAGTTCATTGTTGCCTTCCATCGCTAATTTGGCTCTAATCTCAATACCAATCAACGAAGCTAAGATTGCCTTTAACAGGATGTATGAGTTTGCCTCAATGGAAAAAGAACCTGAGGGTGGTCAAACTATATCTGAGATTCAAAGTATCACAGTTCAAGACCTTTCATTCCGTTTTGCAGGAAGAAAAGAGATGTTTAAAAATATTAATCTAACTATTGAAAGAGGGAAGTTAGTGGCTATAGTTGGTGAAAGTGGCAGTGGAAAAAGTACTTTGGGACAAATTTTACAACGTTTTTATCCTTTTGAAAGTGGGAGTATTAAAGTGAACAATGAGTATGAACTTAACGATATTGAACTCAAGAGTTTTAGAAACCTAATTGGTGTTATTCCACAAGAGATAAACATCTTTAATGGTACTGTAATTGACAATATTCTGTTGGGCGATACTGTTACACCCGAAACCATAATGGAATTTATCACTCAATATGGATTTTTAGACTATTTTAACCAATTACCACAAGGATTGGGTACTGTTGTAGGTGAAGAAGGAATTAACCTCTCGGGAGGCCAAAAACAGATAATTGCACTCGCTCGTGTTTTATTCAAACAACCTCAATTTTTAATCTTGGATGAGGCTACCTCTGCAATGGATAGAAATACAGAGAAATTTTCAATGGAGTTGTTAGAAAAGATAAAACCCAAGTGTGCCATTTTCTTTATCTCACATAGATTAAACACGCTGAAGAATATTGCTGATGAAATTTATGTTTTAGAAGATAAAACAATTACCCATCACGGTAATCACGAACAACTATTACAAACCAGTAATTTTTATAGTGAGTATTGGAAAGAGTAA